The DNA sequence GCGGTCCGCGAGCGCCTCATCGTGGCGACGGCCCGTGAACTCGCCGAATCCCAGGGCTGGGAAGCGGTCACCACCCGCCGGCTCGCTGAGCACATCGAGTACAGCCAGCCCGTCCTCTACGGCCATTTCCGAGGTAAGCGGGAAATCATCGGCGCCGTCGCCGTCGAGGGAGCCGCCGAGCTGGCCGCTGCGCTGCGGACCGCGGTCTCACCCGCGGACCAACCGCGCGACCGAGTCGCCCGCCTCGCCCGCGTCTATCTCGACTTCGCCGAGCGCAACCCGGCGGCCTACGACGCGATGTTCCGCCTCGACGGCGGTCTGGCGTTCGCGCAGAAGGAAACCCCGGAGCCGTTGAAAGACGCCTTCGCCCGGCTGCTGGAGAGCCTCGGCGAGGTCGCTGGGGACGGCGTCGACCCGGCGCTGTTCACCGAGGTGTTCTGGGCGACGCTGCACGGACTGGCGACCCTGACCCGGGCCGGACGGCTGCCACCTCAGGACATGGAACGGAGGGTGCAGCTGCTCGTCGACCGCCTCGTCATGGTCTGACATACCGCCCCGGCGCTGACGTTCCGGCCGCCGAACGCGCCCGCCGACGACACCACCAGACCACGGCCGAGCGGGCTCACGCCCCACCAATCGGCGTGATCCGCCGATCCGCCGATCCGCCAACGCCCGAACCGAGCAGTTTCGGATAAGTTTCCGTCCCGCCCGCTCACTAACGTAAGGCGCATGTTCACCGCCATCACGCACTCGCAGATATTCGTCCTCGACCAGGACGAGGCCCTCGACTTCTACGTCGGCAAGCTCGGCCTGGAGGTCGGCGCTGACATCGACATGGGCTTCATGCGCTGGCTCACCGTCCGCGTCCCCGGCCACCCCGACCGCGAGATCCTGCTGGAGAAGCCGGGCGCCCCGGCCATGTCCGAGGAGACCGCCGCCCAGGTCCGCGACCTGGTCACCAAGGGCGCCATGGCCGGCTGGCTCATCCTCAC is a window from the Streptomyces mobaraensis genome containing:
- a CDS encoding TetR/AcrR family transcriptional regulator codes for the protein MSVQERKERERAVRERLIVATARELAESQGWEAVTTRRLAEHIEYSQPVLYGHFRGKREIIGAVAVEGAAELAAALRTAVSPADQPRDRVARLARVYLDFAERNPAAYDAMFRLDGGLAFAQKETPEPLKDAFARLLESLGEVAGDGVDPALFTEVFWATLHGLATLTRAGRLPPQDMERRVQLLVDRLVMV
- a CDS encoding VOC family protein is translated as MFTAITHSQIFVLDQDEALDFYVGKLGLEVGADIDMGFMRWLTVRVPGHPDREILLEKPGAPAMSEETAAQVRDLVTKGAMAGWLILTTDDCRKTYETLLAQGVEFTEEPTERPYGTDCGLRDPFGNRIRFTQPKG